Part of the Chitinivibrionales bacterium genome, TTATATGGGTACGATCGACATGGCCCGTCAGCGGCCCAATGTTTTCAGAATGAATCTTCTGGGTACCACGGTGGTCCCCGTTGAAAGCGGCGGAAAAACATTGAAAGATGCGGTCAATGAGACAATGAGAGACTGGAGTGCGACGGTCACGACTACCCATTATGTTCTCGGTTCTGTTCTGGGCCCCCATCCGTTTCCTTCAATAGTAAAACATTTCCAGTCGGTTATCGGCAGGGAAGCAAAAAAACAGATACTTCGTCAAGAAGGACGCCTTCCCCATGAAATTGTCGCCTGTGTTGGAGGGGGATCCAACGCTATCGGTATATTCTCCGAGTTTCTCAAAGATAAGAAAGTCAGATGCACCGGCGTCGAAGCCGGTGGAAAAGGTATCAAAGGCAAAAAACATGCTGTGAGATTAACGCCGACATCCGATTCACATAAAGGCATTCTCCACGGTTCCTTTTCCTATGTTTTGCAGAACCGCCACGGTCAAATCGGCAATACTCATTCAATTTCCGCAGGCCTCGATTACAGCGGGGTCGGTCCTGAACATGCAGCCTTGTATTCCTCCGGAAGAGTCCGGTATACCCATGCAACCGACCGTGAAGCCATCGATGCATTCAAATTACTGAGTGAATATGAAGGGATTATTCCTGCACTGGAATCATCCCATGCAGTAGCCTATGCTGTCAAACAGGCACCCAAGTTGTCGAAGAAACAAATAATGATCATTAACCTTTCCGGTCGCGGAGATAAAGATATTTTCCATGTAGCCGACTATCTGGGATTAACAATATGAACCGCTATGAGTATACATTCAATCTTTTAAAGGAAAAGGGTGAGAAGGCATTTATACCCTTTGCTTCAGCAGGGGACCCTGATCTTGTCACCAGCGAGTCGATTTTTAAGACCTATATCGATTCGGGAGCGGATATTCTGGAAATCGGTTATCCTTTTTCGGATCCTATTGCCGATGGTCCGGTGAACCAGCGCGCGGGAATGCGTGCAATCGAGGCCGGACTTACCCACGCTTCTTTCTTTGCATTGATAAAAATCCTGAGAAAGTACAGTGACATTCCTGTTGGAATCCTGATTTACGCCAATTCAATCTATTCTTTAGGCTATGATACTTTCTGCAGACGGGCCGCCGATGCCGGCATTGACAGCCTGCTTATAGCCGATATGCCGCCCGAAGAACATGAAATAATTGTCGGGTACATGAAA contains:
- the trpB gene encoding tryptophan synthase subunit beta, giving the protein MPTKKGYFGEFGGQFAPEVLMPALEELEKAFAEFKRDKTVHERFSYLLKNYNGRPTPLYYAKNLSNHLGGARIYLKREDLNHTGAHKVTNSLGQSLLAEFMGKKRIIAETGAGQHGVATATAAALLNLECNIYMGTIDMARQRPNVFRMNLLGTTVVPVESGGKTLKDAVNETMRDWSATVTTTHYVLGSVLGPHPFPSIVKHFQSVIGREAKKQILRQEGRLPHEIVACVGGGSNAIGIFSEFLKDKKVRCTGVEAGGKGIKGKKHAVRLTPTSDSHKGILHGSFSYVLQNRHGQIGNTHSISAGLDYSGVGPEHAALYSSGRVRYTHATDREAIDAFKLLSEYEGIIPALESSHAVAYAVKQAPKLSKKQIMIINLSGRGDKDIFHVADYLGLTI
- a CDS encoding tryptophan synthase subunit alpha; this translates as MNRYEYTFNLLKEKGEKAFIPFASAGDPDLVTSESIFKTYIDSGADILEIGYPFSDPIADGPVNQRAGMRAIEAGLTHASFFALIKILRKYSDIPVGILIYANSIYSLGYDTFCRRAADAGIDSLLIADMPPEEHEIIVGYMKKYGLGVVHIVSELTPDQRIDQICKQIDSFVYVVSRLGPTGTGNNLGENVKKTISRLKKRTSKPLCVGFGLSKPAHVKQIVGAGADGAIMGSALVKIIENNQSNKKELLKKLAVLVKQCKKATQQ